In the genome of Pseudobacteriovorax antillogorgiicola, one region contains:
- a CDS encoding transposase codes for FSYYHFPREHWTRIKTNNMLERVMREIRRRTRVVGNFPDGNSALMLTAARLRHVASTKWGTRKYMDMDRLKEAKLAVYG; via the coding sequence TTCAGCTACTACCACTTTCCTCGTGAACACTGGACCCGGATCAAGACCAACAATATGCTCGAAAGGGTCATGAGGGAAATTAGACGGAGAACTCGAGTCGTTGGCAACTTCCCCGATGGCAACTCAGCTCTCATGTTGACCGCTGCTAGGCTAAGGCATGTAGCCTCGACCAAATGGGGTACAAGGAAGTACATGGATATGGATCGATTGAAGGAAGCCAAGTTAGCTGTCTATGGTTAG